A genomic region of Desulfovibrio sp. contains the following coding sequences:
- the ppk1 gene encoding polyphosphate kinase 1 → MKPSAVMNNRELSWLSFNERILQEARDHSTPLMQRLRFLGIFSSNQDEFIKVRVASLVRLTRSKSKIKPLLMGGLTPDEALQRVNDKAATAQTAFRETYEEVLDAMEHEGIRVRDETELSEGQDAFCRGYFGNVVYPQLVPLILNKSARLPFLQDSQIYHAVKMESDAAPGKCRYAVLRIPVNAACPRFVEMPSSPGCHDIIFVDDIIRLCLNNIFFMFNYDRISAYTFKVMRDAELSLDDDVSKSLIEKMEEGLEHRLRGRPVRLIYDSAMPEDLLFLLASKLNLKKSELDPGARYHMMRSLMNFPRVRPDLENAVMPALTHPDIKPFSSILKVVRSKDILLHFPYHTFNHVVEFLCEAAIDPKVTDISITLYRTADHSRIINALINAAQNGKRVTACVELMARFDEERNVKSIDMLHQGGVRVIHGLKDLKVHSKVILVERAEGGKKTGYVYIGTGNFNEDTARLYSDMGLLSANPGFAEDARTIFNFLNASHKPVSCRELVAAPQCMRAFFTNAIEREIRYAKAGKKAYIHVKLNSLTDDSMIRLLYRASKAGVEIRLIVRSACCLKPQILGLSENIQAISIVDKFLEHARIALFCNNGSELAYISSADWMPRNLDRRLEVAAPVHCPALRQNLRDIFDIQWADNVKARILDGTGVNKYSKGESVAPCRSQTVLHEYYSRMAAHPAADAPVAQAKTSRAKRSRSSAAKSQRPARTTPATTRDDMAVSMTET, encoded by the coding sequence ATGAAGCCTTCGGCTGTTATGAACAACAGGGAACTGAGCTGGCTCAGCTTTAACGAACGGATATTGCAGGAAGCCCGCGACCACTCCACGCCGCTTATGCAGCGGCTGCGCTTTCTGGGTATTTTTTCCAGCAATCAGGACGAATTCATCAAGGTTCGCGTGGCTTCCCTTGTGCGCCTTACTCGCTCCAAGAGCAAAATAAAGCCGCTGCTCATGGGCGGCTTGACCCCGGACGAAGCCTTGCAGCGCGTTAATGACAAGGCCGCCACCGCCCAAACGGCCTTTCGCGAAACCTATGAGGAAGTGCTGGATGCCATGGAGCACGAGGGCATACGCGTGCGCGATGAAACAGAACTCAGCGAAGGCCAGGATGCCTTTTGCCGTGGCTATTTCGGCAATGTGGTCTATCCGCAGCTGGTGCCGCTTATTCTGAACAAATCCGCCCGGCTGCCCTTTCTGCAAGACAGCCAGATATACCATGCCGTCAAGATGGAGTCGGACGCAGCGCCGGGCAAATGCCGCTATGCGGTGCTGCGCATCCCCGTCAACGCCGCCTGCCCGCGCTTTGTGGAAATGCCCTCGTCCCCAGGCTGCCACGACATCATCTTTGTGGACGACATCATCAGACTGTGCCTGAACAATATTTTCTTCATGTTCAACTACGACCGCATTTCCGCATACACCTTCAAGGTAATGCGCGATGCGGAGCTGAGCCTTGACGACGATGTGTCCAAAAGCCTCATTGAAAAAATGGAAGAAGGCCTGGAGCACCGCCTGCGGGGTCGCCCCGTGCGCCTCATCTACGACAGCGCCATGCCAGAAGACCTGCTCTTTCTGCTGGCCTCAAAACTCAACCTCAAAAAAAGCGAGCTTGACCCCGGCGCGCGCTACCACATGATGCGCAGCCTCATGAACTTTCCGCGCGTGCGGCCAGATCTGGAAAACGCCGTCATGCCCGCCCTCACCCATCCGGACATCAAACCATTTTCCAGTATTCTCAAGGTGGTGCGCAGCAAGGATATTTTGCTGCACTTCCCCTACCATACTTTCAATCATGTGGTGGAATTTCTGTGCGAGGCGGCCATCGACCCCAAGGTGACGGATATTTCCATCACCCTGTACCGCACTGCTGACCATTCACGCATCATCAACGCCCTTATAAACGCAGCGCAGAACGGCAAACGGGTTACGGCCTGCGTGGAGCTCATGGCCCGCTTTGACGAAGAGCGCAACGTCAAAAGCATCGACATGCTGCATCAGGGCGGGGTGCGCGTTATCCACGGCCTCAAAGACCTCAAGGTGCACAGCAAGGTCATTCTTGTTGAGCGCGCCGAGGGCGGCAAAAAAACAGGTTATGTCTATATCGGCACCGGCAACTTCAACGAAGACACAGCCCGCCTGTATAGCGACATGGGCCTTCTGTCCGCCAATCCCGGATTTGCGGAAGACGCCCGCACCATCTTCAATTTTCTCAATGCCTCGCACAAGCCGGTTTCGTGCCGGGAGCTGGTGGCGGCTCCCCAATGCATGCGCGCCTTTTTCACCAACGCCATCGAGCGCGAAATACGTTATGCCAAGGCCGGGAAAAAGGCCTATATCCACGTAAAGCTCAACAGCCTTACCGATGATTCCATGATTCGGCTGCTTTACCGCGCCAGCAAGGCCGGGGTTGAAATACGCCTTATCGTGCGCAGCGCCTGCTGCCTCAAGCCGCAGATTCTGGGGCTGAGCGAAAACATCCAGGCTATCAGCATTGTGGACAAATTTCTTGAGCATGCGCGCATTGCGCTCTTTTGCAACAACGGCAGCGAGCTGGCCTATATCTCAAGTGCCGACTGGATGCCCCGTAATCTTGACCGCAGGCTGGAGGTGGCGGCCCCTGTCCACTGCCCGGCCCTGCGCCAGAATCTGCGGGATATTTTCGACATTCAGTGGGCAGATAACGTCAAGGCCCGTATTTTAGACGGCACCGGGGTCAACAAATACAGCAAGGGCGAATCCGTGGCCCCCTGCCGCTCACAAACGGTGCTGCACGAATATTACAGCCGCATGGCCGCCCACCCTGCGGCAGATGCGCCTGTGGCCCAAGCCAAAACCAGCCGGGCAAAGAGATCGCGGTCATCCGCTGCCAAAAGCCAAAGGCCCGCGCGCACGACACCTGCCACCACGCGCGACGATATGGCTGTCTCAATGACCGAAACTTAG
- a CDS encoding MG2 domain-containing protein, with the protein MPTTPLRFLLIILAVFLQAAPALAGPAYRVAAPSNPQEDNWLRREGFSITFQVDEARCKKEYGADWSRQCASSPAGEEGRVVEGVRMTPPVAGVWRWTDDSTMEFTPKEHLTPDTRYAISLEKMALPGRFSLKRQAVYATQPQAVRVGKETFWIDPSPKGAHAVSVPLRFIWPVGTQDMDGRITITPSDAKSGLALGAPRLVWNERRDEVVVTAPVTALPENNAAARISIKGLPAFAEGSGKCVVVAPKKDAKAPPSVEALFSITGRARLMDVTKITINPVYDDKLDKKFQLEVKTTLRVLPTELLRKLELIQLPRKLTAEAGKDADWTKMPAISPDDVKNGTRLKPELMQAADEPADRILLRIPAEAGRGLLAAVDKGLPSTAGPETAQVRRFIMTVPSLGTEVGFLQPGNVLTLSGQKKLDIYATGLTSVAWRAERVRDPFLALAAKESGFEYPTADMDVMSEVVEGRIEVRKEQAGASSFPVLDLAPLLRGGKEPVHGLMRIELTGYSGDKSIAYAARLLLVTDMGLTVKMAGDGARTVFVQHLGTGQPVQGAEVRLLGLNGLPLQSAVTNAQGRADLPPANGLEREKRPVAVVALAPAAGKNANASKDVGPQDLAWLSLDDATRMVDYSNFAISGRHTSADGLSASVFSQRGIYLPGETLHFGCIVRRFDWQPMPAGLPLEAVLVSPTGAEVMRRAFTVGEDGLNSFDWACPEDAAVGSYQLDVRLPGDTTRSGASPVLGSTRVRVEEFQPDTLALAASFTPAAPKGWIRTGQDAPAVEAQARLDNLYGEPAANHRVQATLRTGKSRLHFAGYEDYTFYEPAGFEGEGQSLELPAAFTDSKGIAAFALPLGRLQAGTLRGAVQIEGFEPAGGRAVTRQLDALFSPLAVALGYKPEGEVNNLDYIPQNAKASLRLLVLNNDLAPVTLAKAEAVFSARRYVNSLVTDSRGEYRYDATPVDTELTRKTLDLGAQGLSLPLPTTDAGDFLLTVRQPDGAVLAVIPYTVAGDRLAQPSALSTESLAKGDLRLKLDKQQYAPGDTIKMRISTPYAGAGLITIERENVLAQAWFTAQAGESVQEIHIPADFQGRGYVNVSYARSLDSDVVYMKPHVVAVAPFMAGIDQRDLGLALTAPARALPGDTVTVRLTSRVPGRALIFAVDEGVLQLTGFTTPDPLRDLLGDRALDVSTAQIFDLLMPDHARLRGRIPGFGGDMSGPGGRFLNPFKRRGEPPFALWQEIVPVDAKGTEVRFTVPQYTSGKIRIMAVGSAAPKQGLALAGRTEASMEVRGTLILKPLLPLAAAPGDEFDGALVVANTVEGSGPGARVRVKMESASGGLAFAQEPAPQTVTVDENGEATINFRMRAQDILGEAAVRFTASLENPKADKAGPDNIGADKPVIRMQTVSIRPPMPRLRTESVTPLRGPTSVDVQRNLYPFEAQGQASVGAMPVLALRSLLARLDTYPYGCTEQLISRAMPYAALLGSPEARHEVLRNPNISPEAMLKRGNKVISAALSAIMGNFTQYEGVSLWPGGTANDFVTAYAADFLLTLRDSGTVTPEGLSHNLLDTLESIVGRSPTDMADARVKLYGAWILQRDGRIMTQDLERIEQWLKDNFKGWENDIAAAFLADSYDMLRLRRRAEQRMPATLTRCDDEFMSNGAVRALHALMVVRHFPEKKKQLRMADLLDSAFSTNATTVDMGLGARTLLAMGEATALKADSLSLTCQQYAQGFTPAEGKASPLGGAFVLDAPGCTRYRVEMPQGEPLLSLLVTTEGFDRAVMSDASNGISLQRRYLDSKGEAITTARLGDVITVELAVQASGEINNVVLLDLLPGGFEPVLEKNGQSQPQDGLVRYERREDRGIFFVNLNGDRQTFTYKVRAASRGRFVLPAATAEAMYNPAVNARTGGGNVTVE; encoded by the coding sequence ATGCCGACAACGCCACTGCGTTTCCTGCTCATAATTCTGGCCGTTTTTCTGCAAGCCGCTCCTGCTTTGGCCGGGCCTGCCTACCGGGTGGCCGCGCCCAGCAATCCGCAGGAGGACAACTGGCTGCGCCGCGAAGGGTTTTCCATAACTTTTCAGGTGGATGAAGCCCGCTGCAAAAAGGAATACGGCGCGGACTGGTCGCGCCAGTGCGCCTCTTCCCCCGCCGGGGAGGAGGGCCGCGTTGTGGAGGGCGTGCGCATGACGCCGCCAGTGGCTGGCGTGTGGCGCTGGACGGACGACTCCACCATGGAATTTACCCCCAAGGAGCACCTGACGCCCGACACCCGCTACGCCATTTCGCTGGAAAAAATGGCTTTACCGGGACGGTTCTCTCTCAAGCGGCAGGCCGTATACGCCACCCAGCCCCAGGCCGTGCGCGTGGGCAAGGAAACCTTCTGGATTGATCCCTCGCCCAAGGGCGCGCATGCCGTTTCCGTGCCCTTGCGCTTTATCTGGCCCGTAGGCACGCAGGATATGGATGGGCGCATCACTATCACTCCCAGCGATGCCAAAAGCGGCTTGGCCCTCGGCGCGCCCCGCCTTGTGTGGAACGAACGCCGCGACGAGGTGGTTGTCACCGCGCCCGTCACAGCCCTGCCGGAAAACAATGCCGCCGCCCGCATCAGCATCAAGGGTTTGCCCGCCTTTGCCGAAGGCTCGGGCAAATGCGTGGTCGTTGCGCCCAAAAAGGATGCCAAGGCTCCGCCGAGCGTGGAGGCCCTCTTCTCCATCACCGGACGCGCCCGCCTGATGGATGTAACTAAAATTACCATTAATCCCGTCTATGACGACAAGCTGGACAAAAAATTCCAGCTCGAGGTCAAAACCACCCTGCGCGTCCTGCCCACAGAGCTGCTGCGCAAGCTTGAGCTTATCCAGTTGCCCCGCAAGCTCACCGCCGAAGCCGGGAAAGACGCTGACTGGACAAAAATGCCCGCCATCAGCCCTGATGACGTTAAAAACGGCACGCGCCTCAAGCCGGAGCTGATGCAGGCAGCCGATGAACCGGCAGACCGTATTTTGCTGCGCATTCCCGCAGAGGCCGGGCGCGGGCTGCTGGCCGCCGTGGACAAGGGTCTGCCCTCCACCGCAGGGCCGGAAACCGCGCAGGTGCGCCGCTTTATCATGACTGTACCATCCCTCGGCACCGAAGTGGGCTTTTTGCAGCCCGGCAACGTGCTGACCCTGAGCGGCCAGAAAAAGCTGGATATTTACGCCACGGGTCTTACCTCTGTGGCCTGGCGCGCCGAGCGCGTCCGCGATCCTTTTCTGGCCCTTGCCGCAAAGGAATCCGGGTTTGAATACCCCACGGCGGATATGGACGTCATGAGCGAGGTAGTGGAAGGCCGTATTGAAGTGCGCAAGGAACAGGCAGGCGCTTCTTCCTTTCCCGTGCTTGATCTGGCCCCGCTGCTGCGCGGCGGCAAGGAGCCGGTGCACGGCCTCATGCGCATAGAGCTGACAGGATACAGCGGCGATAAATCCATTGCCTATGCTGCCCGCCTGCTGCTGGTCACAGATATGGGTCTGACCGTCAAAATGGCGGGGGACGGAGCGCGCACGGTCTTTGTGCAGCATCTGGGCACAGGCCAGCCCGTACAGGGCGCGGAGGTGCGCCTGCTGGGCCTTAACGGTTTGCCGCTGCAAAGCGCCGTCACCAACGCGCAGGGCCGCGCCGACCTGCCGCCCGCCAATGGCCTTGAACGCGAAAAACGCCCCGTGGCCGTGGTGGCTCTGGCCCCCGCAGCCGGAAAAAACGCCAACGCCAGCAAGGACGTTGGCCCGCAGGATCTGGCATGGCTCTCGCTGGACGATGCCACCCGCATGGTGGATTACAGCAACTTTGCCATTTCAGGCCGCCACACCTCGGCGGATGGCCTGAGCGCCTCGGTTTTCAGCCAGCGCGGCATCTACCTGCCGGGCGAAACCCTGCACTTTGGCTGCATTGTGCGGCGGTTTGACTGGCAGCCCATGCCCGCCGGTCTGCCGCTGGAGGCAGTGCTTGTCAGCCCCACCGGGGCGGAGGTCATGCGCCGCGCCTTTACCGTGGGCGAAGACGGCCTCAATTCCTTTGACTGGGCCTGCCCCGAAGATGCAGCCGTTGGCTCGTACCAGCTTGATGTACGCCTGCCGGGGGACACTACCCGATCCGGCGCTTCTCCCGTGTTGGGCAGCACCCGTGTACGCGTTGAAGAATTCCAGCCCGACACTCTGGCCCTTGCGGCCTCGTTTACGCCCGCAGCGCCCAAGGGCTGGATACGCACCGGGCAGGACGCCCCGGCTGTGGAAGCGCAGGCGCGGCTGGATAATCTGTATGGCGAACCTGCGGCCAATCACCGCGTTCAGGCGACCCTGCGCACGGGAAAAAGCCGCCTGCACTTTGCAGGCTACGAAGACTATACATTCTATGAACCTGCGGGCTTTGAAGGCGAAGGCCAGTCTCTGGAACTGCCTGCGGCCTTTACCGACAGCAAGGGCATAGCCGCCTTTGCCCTGCCTCTGGGCAGGCTGCAGGCCGGTACCCTGCGCGGGGCCGTGCAGATAGAAGGCTTTGAGCCTGCGGGCGGCAGGGCCGTTACCCGCCAGCTTGATGCGCTGTTCTCGCCTCTGGCGGTGGCCCTTGGCTACAAGCCCGAGGGCGAGGTCAACAACCTTGACTATATCCCGCAAAACGCCAAGGCCTCCCTGCGCCTGTTGGTGCTGAACAACGACCTTGCACCTGTCACGCTTGCCAAGGCCGAAGCAGTCTTTTCCGCCCGGCGCTACGTCAACAGCCTGGTGACGGATTCGAGGGGTGAATACCGCTACGATGCCACGCCCGTTGATACGGAACTGACGCGCAAAACCCTTGATCTCGGCGCGCAGGGTCTCTCCCTGCCCCTACCCACCACGGATGCGGGCGATTTTCTGCTCACCGTGCGGCAGCCGGACGGGGCCGTGCTGGCGGTCATTCCCTACACGGTGGCTGGCGACAGGCTTGCCCAGCCTTCGGCACTTTCCACCGAATCCCTTGCCAAGGGCGATCTGCGCCTCAAGCTCGACAAGCAGCAGTACGCCCCCGGCGACACCATCAAGATGCGCATTTCCACGCCCTATGCGGGCGCGGGCCTCATCACCATTGAACGCGAAAACGTACTGGCTCAGGCATGGTTCACGGCCCAGGCTGGTGAAAGCGTGCAGGAAATCCACATTCCCGCCGATTTTCAGGGTCGGGGCTACGTGAACGTTTCCTACGCCCGTTCGCTGGATTCGGACGTGGTCTACATGAAACCGCATGTGGTCGCCGTGGCTCCCTTTATGGCGGGCATTGACCAGCGCGATCTGGGCCTTGCCCTTACCGCCCCGGCGCGAGCCTTGCCGGGCGATACCGTCACCGTGCGGCTTACCTCACGGGTGCCGGGCCGCGCGCTGATCTTTGCCGTGGATGAAGGCGTGTTGCAACTCACCGGCTTTACCACGCCAGACCCGCTGCGCGACCTTTTGGGCGACCGGGCGCTGGATGTGAGCACCGCCCAGATATTTGACCTGCTCATGCCCGACCATGCGCGCCTGCGTGGGCGCATTCCCGGTTTCGGCGGCGACATGTCCGGCCCCGGCGGGCGCTTCCTCAATCCTTTCAAACGCAGGGGCGAGCCGCCCTTTGCCCTGTGGCAAGAGATTGTGCCCGTGGACGCCAAGGGTACAGAGGTGCGCTTTACCGTGCCGCAGTACACCAGCGGCAAAATCCGCATTATGGCCGTGGGCAGCGCCGCGCCCAAGCAGGGTCTTGCCCTGGCAGGCAGAACAGAGGCTTCCATGGAAGTGCGCGGCACACTTATTCTCAAACCTCTGCTGCCGCTGGCTGCCGCCCCCGGCGACGAGTTTGACGGCGCGCTGGTTGTGGCCAACACCGTTGAAGGCAGCGGCCCCGGCGCGAGGGTGCGCGTGAAGATGGAAAGCGCCTCCGGCGGCTTGGCCTTTGCTCAGGAACCCGCCCCCCAGACTGTGACTGTGGACGAAAACGGCGAGGCAACCATCAACTTCCGCATGCGGGCGCAGGATATTCTTGGCGAAGCCGCCGTGCGCTTTACCGCGAGCCTTGAAAATCCCAAGGCAGACAAGGCCGGGCCAGACAACATCGGGGCAGACAAGCCCGTCATCCGCATGCAGACGGTATCCATACGCCCGCCCATGCCGCGTCTGCGCACGGAGAGCGTTACCCCGCTGCGCGGCCCCACAAGCGTTGACGTGCAGCGCAACCTGTATCCTTTTGAGGCTCAGGGGCAGGCCAGTGTGGGCGCCATGCCCGTGCTTGCCCTGCGTTCGCTGCTTGCGCGGCTGGACACCTACCCTTACGGCTGCACGGAGCAGCTCATCAGCCGCGCCATGCCCTACGCGGCCCTTCTGGGTTCGCCCGAGGCGCGGCACGAGGTGTTGCGCAATCCCAACATCAGCCCCGAAGCCATGCTCAAGCGCGGCAACAAGGTTATCAGCGCCGCATTGAGCGCCATCATGGGCAACTTTACCCAGTATGAAGGGGTAAGCCTGTGGCCCGGCGGTACGGCCAACGACTTTGTCACCGCCTACGCGGCGGACTTTCTGCTGACCCTGCGGGACAGCGGAACCGTCACGCCCGAGGGGCTTTCACACAACCTGCTCGATACGCTTGAATCCATTGTGGGCCGCTCGCCCACAGACATGGCCGATGCCCGCGTCAAGCTCTACGGAGCCTGGATTCTGCAACGCGATGGCCGCATCATGACGCAGGATCTGGAGCGCATCGAGCAGTGGCTCAAGGACAACTTCAAGGGATGGGAAAATGACATAGCCGCCGCATTTCTGGCGGACAGCTACGACATGCTGCGGCTGCGGCGCAGGGCCGAGCAGCGCATGCCTGCGACACTCACCCGCTGCGATGACGAATTCATGAGCAATGGCGCAGTCCGGGCGCTGCATGCCCTCATGGTGGTGCGTCACTTCCCGGAAAAGAAAAAACAACTGCGCATGGCCGACCTGCTGGACAGCGCCTTCAGCACCAACGCCACTACTGTGGATATGGGCCTTGGGGCCAGAACTCTGCTGGCCATGGGTGAAGCAACAGCCCTTAAGGCGGACAGCCTCAGCCTGACCTGCCAGCAGTACGCGCAGGGCTTTACCCCGGCGGAAGGCAAGGCGTCGCCCCTTGGCGGAGCGTTTGTTCTTGATGCGCCGGGTTGCACCCGCTACCGCGTCGAAATGCCGCAGGGCGAGCCATTGCTCAGCCTGCTGGTCACCACAGAAGGTTTTGACCGCGCGGTCATGAGCGATGCCTCCAATGGCATCAGCCTGCAACGACGCTATCTTGATTCCAAGGGTGAGGCCATTACCACGGCCAGACTTGGCGATGTCATCACCGTTGAACTGGCGGTTCAGGCCAGTGGAGAAATCAACAACGTGGTGTTGCTGGATCTGCTGCCCGGCGGCTTTGAACCCGTGCTGGAAAAGAACGGGCAGAGTCAGCCGCAGGACGGGCTGGTGCGCTACGAACGCCGCGAGGACAGGGGCATCTTCTTTGTGAATCTGAACGGCGACCGCCAGACCTTTACCTACAAGGTGCGGGCGGCCTCCAGAGGGCGCTTTGTACTGCCCGCAGCCACAGCGGAAGCCATGTACAACCCGGCTGTAAACGCCCGCACGGGCGGCGGTAATGTCACTGTCGAATAA
- the pbpC gene encoding penicillin-binding protein 1C, which translates to MSLSNKLLVRFRMALPLVRNRAAHMPDAFCALLRRRRRLALAACVLALPLAALLLWLAFAPCPHPLAGVEFSRMVLDKRGGIMRVSLSADQKYRIRTRLADIPPAAVDTVLRYEDRFFWHHPGINPLSLFRAAAGIVTGGRRMGGSTITMQVARLAYGLETGKMGAKLRQMLLALQLEWHFSKEEILEAYFNLAPYGGNVEGLGAAAVCYFHKTAAQLAPAESAALMLVPQNPSRRRPARDNKAFSQAVHRLNETWFGKKESAPLRVYSPQDMPFVAPHLSTELLQRPGADILRTTLDTTAQRRIERQLARFAARHSAYGLTNCAALLLHWPSMEVRALAGSADFFNRAIEGQVDGTRARRSPGSTLKPMIYALALEQGLIHPQSLLADTPHSFAGYDPENYDGAFRGPLSAAEALRASRNVPAITLAAKLTRPSLYEFLRRAGVEFADGADHYGLSLVLGGAEVSMRELAGLYAMLANKGVWRPLRFLTDEAPSAPALPLLTPEAAFVTLTMLEAPDPDKMARSQGGSVLPVRLKTGTSNGFRDAWAVGQFGPYVLAVWVGNFNNTANPLLVGGMVAAPLFMDMARELAAAEPMADPFRDPAPSLNVEKLRVCVATGDLDTSLCPETTLTWFIPGVSPVAPSGVFRTILIDKASGLRACAPQDGRTEQRVCEFWPSDLARMFARAGMPKPPPPPFEEQCRREQKISGQPPTIIQPKSGLIYRRTADAQNGSMVFIAHAEAGVNELFWFANDSYVGSTAPGEPLLWQATTGDVSVRVVDDAGRAARRNIRVRAAP; encoded by the coding sequence ATGTCACTGTCGAATAAGCTTCTGGTTCGGTTCCGTATGGCTTTGCCGCTTGTGCGGAACCGGGCTGCCCATATGCCAGACGCCTTCTGCGCCCTGCTGCGGCGCAGAAGGCGTCTGGCACTTGCCGCATGCGTACTGGCTCTGCCGCTGGCGGCCCTGCTGCTCTGGCTGGCCTTTGCCCCCTGCCCGCACCCGCTGGCGGGAGTGGAGTTCTCGCGCATGGTGCTGGACAAACGCGGCGGCATCATGCGGGTCAGCCTTAGCGCCGATCAGAAATACCGCATCCGCACACGGCTGGCGGACATTCCCCCTGCTGCCGTGGATACCGTTTTGCGCTACGAAGACAGATTCTTCTGGCACCACCCCGGCATCAATCCCCTTTCGCTCTTCCGCGCCGCCGCAGGCATCGTGACGGGAGGCCGCCGCATGGGCGGCTCCACCATCACCATGCAGGTGGCCCGTCTGGCATACGGGCTGGAAACCGGCAAAATGGGGGCCAAGCTGCGGCAGATGCTGCTGGCCCTGCAACTGGAATGGCACTTCAGCAAGGAAGAAATCCTCGAGGCCTATTTCAACCTTGCACCATACGGCGGCAATGTGGAGGGTCTGGGCGCGGCGGCGGTGTGCTATTTTCACAAAACAGCCGCCCAGCTCGCTCCTGCGGAAAGCGCCGCCCTCATGCTCGTGCCGCAGAACCCCTCCCGCCGCAGGCCGGCCCGTGACAACAAGGCCTTCAGCCAGGCCGTACACAGGCTCAACGAAACGTGGTTCGGCAAAAAGGAATCCGCTCCCCTGCGCGTCTACAGCCCGCAGGACATGCCCTTTGTAGCGCCGCATCTCAGCACGGAACTGCTGCAACGCCCCGGCGCGGATATACTGCGCACAACGCTGGATACCACGGCCCAGCGCCGCATAGAGCGCCAGCTTGCCCGTTTTGCAGCGCGGCACAGCGCCTACGGCCTCACCAACTGCGCGGCCCTGCTGCTGCACTGGCCCAGCATGGAAGTGCGCGCCCTAGCTGGATCCGCCGATTTTTTCAACAGAGCCATCGAAGGACAGGTGGACGGCACGCGCGCGCGGCGCTCCCCCGGCTCCACCCTCAAGCCCATGATCTACGCTCTTGCGCTGGAGCAGGGCCTCATCCATCCGCAAAGCCTGCTGGCAGACACGCCGCACAGCTTTGCAGGCTATGATCCGGAAAATTATGACGGCGCGTTCCGTGGCCCCCTCTCCGCTGCCGAGGCCCTACGCGCCAGCCGCAACGTGCCAGCCATAACCCTCGCAGCCAAACTGACCCGCCCGAGCCTGTACGAATTTTTGCGCCGCGCCGGGGTGGAGTTTGCCGATGGCGCAGACCACTATGGCCTGTCGCTGGTGCTTGGCGGGGCGGAAGTGAGCATGCGCGAACTGGCGGGCCTGTATGCCATGCTTGCCAACAAGGGTGTGTGGCGGCCCCTGCGCTTTCTTACGGACGAAGCCCCGTCAGCGCCCGCCCTGCCGCTGCTGACGCCGGAGGCTGCCTTTGTGACCCTCACCATGCTTGAAGCTCCAGACCCGGACAAGATGGCCCGCTCGCAGGGCGGCTCAGTGCTGCCCGTGCGGCTCAAAACCGGTACGTCCAACGGCTTTCGCGATGCCTGGGCCGTGGGGCAGTTCGGCCCCTACGTGCTGGCCGTGTGGGTGGGCAATTTCAACAATACCGCCAATCCGCTGCTGGTGGGCGGCATGGTGGCCGCGCCGCTGTTTATGGATATGGCCCGCGAGCTGGCGGCGGCGGAACCCATGGCAGACCCCTTCCGCGATCCGGCCCCCAGCCTCAATGTGGAAAAACTGCGCGTCTGCGTGGCAACGGGCGACCTTGATACGAGCCTCTGCCCGGAAACCACGCTCACATGGTTCATCCCCGGTGTGTCGCCCGTGGCGCCCTCGGGCGTGTTCCGCACCATCCTGATAGACAAGGCCAGCGGTCTGCGGGCCTGCGCCCCGCAGGATGGCCGCACGGAGCAGCGCGTATGTGAATTCTGGCCCAGCGATCTGGCTCGCATGTTTGCCCGCGCGGGCATGCCCAAACCGCCGCCACCGCCATTTGAGGAGCAGTGCCGCCGCGAGCAGAAAATATCCGGTCAGCCGCCCACCATCATTCAGCCCAAGAGCGGACTTATTTACCGCCGCACTGCGGACGCGCAAAACGGCAGCATGGTTTTTATAGCCCATGCCGAGGCTGGCGTGAACGAACTTTTCTGGTTTGCCAACGATAGCTATGTGGGCAGCACCGCACCGGGCGAGCCGCTGCTCTGGCAGGCCACGACAGGAGATGTGAGCGTGAGGGTGGTGGACGATGCGGGCAGGGCCGCACGGCGGAACATCCGTGTGAGGGCCGCGCCCTAG